From a single Raphanus sativus cultivar WK10039 chromosome 3, ASM80110v3, whole genome shotgun sequence genomic region:
- the LOC108845410 gene encoding transcription factor MYB101-like, giving the protein MHGGGETTATVTEARGLKKGPWTTTEDAILTEYVRKHGEGNWNAVLKNSGLLRCGKSCRLRWANHLRPILKKGSFSPDEEKIIIELHAKMGNKWARMASQLPGRTDNEIKNYWNTRMKRRQRTGLPLYLDEIHHQGIDNDDDFEFNSFQFSNQDHSNHQKMIQPTNSSNSTPSSSSSFSSSSSQPQKNMCLDPLIYTNPVLNHIPDTPINPHMFSLYNNSLENENNQFGFSLPLSSSSSSNEFCTTDKKDIVAMSYSSFLIRDHEMRPSSFPLGLDNTVLELPSVQTPTHLLSSNTIIDNGVHLYPPAGNSGLLDTVLEESRALSRGRIFNDVMVSSSGLCEDQDQKVEIDFENRLIDHLNCSHQSSSETTPNLYKRYNELTIVKATMDDDDGIMMSLINNFPSTTPLPNDWYRMTEIQTEALTSGILTGNHQGDSPLEPQEALPSSGTVDPLALLGSCY; this is encoded by the exons ATGCACGGTGGTGGAGAAACAACGGCCACGGTAACTGAGGCGAGGGGGTTGAAGAAAGGGCCGTGGACGACGACGGAAGATGCGATCTTGACGGAGTACGTGAGGAAACACGGCGAAGGTAACTGGAACGCGGTGCTGAAGAACTCAGGCTTGCTCCGGTGTGGGAAAAGCTGCCGTCTACGGTGGGCCAACCATCTCCGGCCAATTCTAAAGAAAGGATCATTTAGTCctgatgaagagaagatcatcATCGAGCTTCACGCTAAGATGGGAAACAAATGGGCTCGTATGGCTTCTCAG TTACCTGGACGAACCGACAATGAAATTAAGAACTACTGGAACACAAGGATGAAGAGAAGACAACGAACTGGTTTGCCTTTATACCTTGACGAGATTCATCATCAAGGGATTGATAATGATGACGACTTTGAATTTAATTCATTTCAGTTCTCAAACCAAGACCATTCTAACCACCAAAAAATGATTCAGCCCACTAATTCCTCTAATAGTACTCCATCATCCTCCTCTTCAttctcttcttcgtcttctcaaCCTCAGAAAAATATGTGTTTAGATCCCTTAATCTATACTAATCCGGTCCTAAACCACATCCCCGATACTCCCATAAATCCTCATATGTTCTCTCTTTACAACAATAGCCTTGAGAATGAGAACAACCAGTTTGGTTTCTCTCTTCCTTTGTCCTCATCCTCATCGTCGAATGAGTTTTGTACTACCGATAAGAAAGACATTGTTGCTATGAGTTATAGTTCATTTCTTATCAGAGATCATGAGATGAGACCGAGTTCTTTCCCTTTAGGACTAGACAATACTGTCCTAGAGCTTCCTTCAGTCCAAACACCGACCCATTTGCTCAGTTCTAATACTATTATTGACAATGGTGTCCATCTTTATCCACCTGCAGGAAACAGTGGATTGCTTGACACCGTTTTGGAGGAGTCTCGAGCCTTGTCTCGCGGTAGAATCTTCAATGACGTTATGGTTTCTTCTAGTGGTTTATGCGAGGATCAAGACCAGAAAGTGGAGATTGATTTTGAGAATCGGTTGATAGATCATCTAAACTGTTCTCATCAATCATCATCAG AAACAACTCCTAATCTTTACAAGAGGTACAATGAGCTAACGATAGTGAAGGCAACAATGGACGATGATGATGGCATAATGATGAGCCTTATCAACAATTTCCCTTCGACCACACCGTTACCTAATGACTGGTACCGGATGACAGAAATCCAAACAGAAGCATTAACGAGCGGAATCTTGACAGGAAACCATCAAGGTGACAGCCCATTGGAACCACAAGAGGCACTACCTTCGTCCGGCACTGTAGATCCTCTGGCCTTGTTGGGGTCATGTTACTGA
- the LOC108847167 gene encoding uncharacterized protein LOC108847167, protein MLQHSTMIHQALALPRLAHPFFTRVGFGSNGGVFLHQSRTKNQGVAFCAADDVPIASSKSIQTRKVVEHVCLLKAKESLLSEEKEKDMLDYLYTSQYQMRGIVAISVGSIGDSKNGDYTHALFVRFQRKEDLDKFYENPLFLKVIDEHVTPFCHGLTNVDYESEVEDDILSIFRKGEEYNYGEEFVLLVTFAKNASEKNIKDAMDAFAQLTSSLPSLIVQSTQGSNFNDSSKEFTHAAVVRFRSFDAMEIFVEGREYKDMWRSQFEPFIEKSVALHFSVDPVGTDVM, encoded by the exons ATGCTGCAACACTCAACGATGATCCATCAAGCTCTGGCTCTCCCTCGTCTGGCTCACCCATTTTTCACTAGAG TAGGATTTGGGTCTAATGGAGGCGTGTTTCTGCATCAGTCCCGAACAAAGAACCAAGGAGTAGCATTTTGCGCTGCTGATGATGTTCCAATCGCCAGTTCCAAGTCCATTCAGACAAg GAAAGTAGTGGAGCATGTGTGTTTACTCAAAGCCAAAGAGAGTTTGTTGTCTgaggagaaagaaaaagatatgCTCGACTATCTTTACACATCTCAGTACCAGATGAGAGGCATTGTCGCTATCTCTGTAG GTAGCATTGGTGATAGCAAGAATGGAGATTACACGCACGCTCTCTTTGTGCGGTTCCAGAGGAAAGAAGATCTTGACAAGTTCTATGAGAACCCTCTCTTCTTGAAAGTTATTGATGAACATGTAACTCCATTCTGCCAT GGGCTAACTAATGTGGACTATGAATCAGAGGTTGAAGATGACATCCTTTCCATATTTCGAAAGGGCGAG GAGTACAACTACGGCGAGGAGTTTGTTCTTCTTGTTACTTTTGCCAAGAACGCTTCGGAGAAGAACATTAAAGATGCAATGGATGCTTTTGCGCAGCTAACTTCATCTCTTCCATCATTAATTGTTCAGTCTACACAAG GTTCAAACTTTAATGACAGCAGTAAGGAGTTCACACATGCAGCAGTAGTTCGATTCCGTTCCT TTGACGCCATGGAGATTTTCGTTGAGGGCAGAGAGTATAAAGAT ATGTGGAGATCTCAATTCGAGCCGTTCATAGAGAAATCAGTAGCTCTTCATTTCTCTGTGGATCCTGTTGGTACAGACGTCATGTGA